The genomic DNA AGGCTTAGCGTGCTCGAGTCAGAACGGTTTTGTTGAGTTGGTAATTAAAAATTTACGTGCTGGCTTTAATAGTCAGTTCGTTAATTCGAATGCCGAAGGGTGTTATTGCAAGACAGGTTGAATTCACCTTTTACGAAAAGAGGCCAAAGTTACATTGGCCTCAGAACAACTAGGATTAACAGGGTTAGGAATTGATTATTGGATCTGGCCTCTAATTTCCCCATTCGGGTTAGCAGGCGTATGTACGTTTACATAATGACCGCCAGAAGCGAGTACTGAGAATATATCGGCATCAATCATCAAGCCGGTGCTGCTCATCCAGCGATTCATATCATCGCTATCTTGCACAAGGCCAACTAATACAGGGCCATTTTCACCGGCTACACCAGTATGAATATGCGCTGCGCTGGCGTCACTCACGCCAGAGGTGAGTATTTGTAATTCAGCACTGTAATCATGGGTGTTCACTAATGCATAGCCATCACCAGATGCGTCTGTCACAACACTTGGTACTTCTTGGGCGCCGCTTAGTGGGAAGGTCACAAATACATAGTTATCAGTTAAAATTTGCCCACGTAACTCACCGCTAGGATTCGCCGGTGTGTGCACGTTAACGTAATGGCCTCCTGATGCGAGTATTGCAAACGTTTCTGCATCGATCATGGTGTTTTCAGGTGTTTGCCATAGGTTCATGTTATCGCTTGACTGCTCTAATGCTGCAAGTACATCACCATTCATACCGATGCGGCCAGTGTGGATATGCGCTGCTGTTGCATCACTTACACTCTCTGTTAATGCTCTTAACTCTATGTGGTAATTATCCATATTGACCAGTGCGTAACCGCTGCCTGACGCCATGGTATCGACTGCGGGTACTTCTTGCATACCAGTTAATGGAAAAGTCACTAATTGATAATTATCCGTCAGAATTTGACCTCTAATTTCACCACTTGTGTTGGCAGGTGTATGGACATTTACATAGTGACCACCTGAAGCGAGCACTGCAAAAATATCTGCGTTTATCATCGTATTGGCAGGTGTTACCCAAGTGCCGGCATCAGTTGTTGACTGCTCAAGTGCCACAAGTACATCACCATTTGTACCAATTCGACCTGTGTGAATATGAGCGCCTGTTGCGTCATCTACGCCTGTTGTATTTACACGAAGTTCGAGGTCGTAATTATTCATATTAATGAGAGCATACGCTTCACCACTGGCATTGGTGGTCACAGCTGGTACTTCTTGCTCGCCATTGAGTGTAAAGCTTGTGAATGCGAAATTGTTGGTAAGTATTTGACCTCGTAATTCTCCGCCAGCATTATCAGGTGTATGAACATTTACATAATGACCTCCGGATGCAAGTACAGCAAAAATATCAGCATCTATCATAGTATTTGCAGGAGTCATCCAAATATTACTGTCATCCATTGATTGTTCAAGAGCGACGAGTACATCACCATTACTGCCAATTCGACCTGTGTGGATATGTGCTGCAGTTGCATCGTCTAAGTTTGAAGTAACAACCGTGAGTTCTACGCTGTAGTCAGTTGTATCTACTAATGCATAACCATCACCACTGGCCATGGTGGTCACCATAGGCACTTCTTGCTCACCACTAAGATCAAACGTTGCCACTGCGTAGTTATCCGTCAGGATTTGTCCGCGAATTTCGCCATTCGCAAATTCAGGCGTGTGAATATTCACATAATGTCCACCATCTAAGAGCACCGTAAGGGTATCACTGTCAATGGTGGTGCCCTCAGGCACCACCCAATCAGTCAAAATTTCATCGTCTTGCTCTAAAACCACAAACACATCACCGTTTGAACCTAATTTGCCTGTGTGGATGTGCGCTGCTGTTGCATCATCTACACCCATAGTGACTGCGCGGAGTTTAAGTTCTGTACTGGCACTGTCGTAAGATGCGTAACCGTAACCCATCGCATCGGTGTCGTTCATGGGAACTTGCTGTTCACCATTTAAGGCGAAAGTGATGATGCTAGTTGTATCAGGCACTATTTGTGCGCGTAACTCGCCGTCTGCAAATGCTTCAGTATGGAGGTTGATATACCAATCACCCTCCATCAGATCTTCGATAAGGGATTCATTAAGATCGGTAATAGCCACTTCATACATACCTTCGCTTGTTGCTTCAAATGCAAATGCAACGTCGCCATTCTCACCCAAATCACCATCATGAATGTGCGCAGCACTAAACCCTTCTACTGAACTTGCATCTAGCGTTGCACGAAATTGCATTAAACTTTCATCAAGCTCTACGGTTGCTGTGGCGGTTTGCATTGAGTTATTCATTGGTACTTCTTGCTTACCGCTCAAAGTGACAGAGTAGGTCTTACTTGGGCTAAATTCTTGTACTGGGGGAGGGGTAATCACTTCATTATCGTCGTCATCATCGCTACACGCAGTGATGAAAAGTAAGCTGCTTACCAAGAGTATGTATTTCATCGTTCTTCCTTATATCTTCGTATGTTCGGACGGTACGACGTGTCCATTTCAATAAGGCTTACGATAGGTGTTTAAAAAGCGATCACAAAAGGTTATTGAAAAGTTAAAACACACTCCTTTAGGATTGATTTTTGACGAGTTTAAGAAGTAAAAGTTAGATAGCAATTATATGCAAAGATAATTTGAACAGAGATAGCAACTTAATTTAGTGCTGATAGGTTTTGATATAGGTACGGGCTATGCATTATTTTAATTTCTCAGTTAAACGTCAAAAAATTCACGATAGGAAAACTATGCAGCTAACTTCATACACACCTTCATTACTAACAGAGTCATTATTAGGCCAGAAAAATAAAAATGAGCTAAACAACGAGAGTGAAAAGGCTGCAAACCATCCACGCTCGAAACAACAAGAAACTGATGTTGCCCCTGACCCAGATACGCAAGCGAAATCAAAAACACAGCAAGAGTTAGTAGTTAAAATAAAGGAGCTACAAAATAAGATTGATAGTTTAACAAGTAACGAAGACCTAGCTCCAGAACAACGAGAAAGTCAGTTACTAGAGTTAAATAAACAGCTTGATGAAGAAATTAATGCAGTTCAGCTTACAGTAAAAAGGAATGTTTCTACGATGATTAACTCTTTATTCGCACCTACGTCCAGTATTCACTCTGGCATGCTGTTTAATAATAAAGCATAAGTAAGTGGTGGTCTCTTCAGATATGTTTTGTAAGAAAGCATTGTTTCAGCATCCAGCTACAAAATTTTATCGCTGTAACCGTAGGCAGAGTACTGGTAATTTGCAGTTGCTTTGTCAATTGCATATTTATTACGTTCGCTAAATAACATACTTTATAAGTGAATGTATGAGAATACATATAAAAACAAATAGGAAGAACCATTTAGTGTGAATCGTTATAGGTGACCCGCGTTTGGCTGTTCTTATCATGGTTACTGGGTAATTATATTCAACAAGTGTTTTGAATAGTTCAGGATGCTCTATACTCCAGTCATTTAAAGGAATCGAGTTACCATAACGAGTTTTAAAAATAACAGAAAATAGGTAAGCTCGCCTTGGCTCTGGGTCGTTAATGTCGTAGCCGCTTTTAGAGCGTGTGAAATTCCATACGGCTTCAACATTAAGTAAATCCTCTCTTTCAAGTATCCGTGCTTTTCTGTCATCAAATAAAAGAGCTGGTAAGTAAATTTGTTCTTGGTTAATTTTAATTTCGCATAGTGGGGACTCTTGAATAAAGTAACGTTTATTGGCGATAAACATCTGAATTAAAAAGTAGCTAAGATAGGTAACGATCGCAGCGCCAATAGCGACTGCACCGGATTGTGTTTGCCAAACAAGTAGACATGCGATAATCAAAATAGCGGCAGTGATTATTTTTGCTTGTAATCTTTGTGCTTTAGGTAAGGGCACAGCACATCTTAAAATAGGTATCTCAGGCTGCACTTTTGTTTTTATCAAAGTCTGAAAAAAGATGGATTTAAAATTGTCGCGTGTTAATTCAATAGTAGGCGCTTCCATGTGTCCTCGTTTAAAAATCAAGCATTTGAGATAAAATAGCAAAAACAGAGTTTTATTATCAACTAACGTGTTAACTATCGTTTGTTATTTATAAAGAGTTTATTATCTTAACACTGAACCCTTGAAAGTGAGTATGCCTTGTCATTCAAAGTTGTTCACTCAAGCTCAGCTATTCGTTAAATCCTTTACAAAACCTGATAACCTCTTTTCTCATAAGCTAAAACATATCTAAACGTTGAAAATTTTTTGTGTACTCGTCATCAACTAACCACTCAAAATATAAGAAGAAATTTTCAGCTGTATGCCATTTAGGAGGTTCCAGTATGAAAGTTATACAAATTTTGACTAAAACACTATTGCGAACTATTACCGTTTAGATTAATATGCTGACCATCAAGAGAAATGAGAGTGGTTTGCATTCATGTATATCTGTTTATGTCATGGTGTGACTGATAAAAAAATCGAACAAACAATTG from Pseudoalteromonas sp. N1230-9 includes the following:
- a CDS encoding CHRD domain-containing protein yields the protein MKYILLVSSLLFITACSDDDDDNEVITPPPVQEFSPSKTYSVTLSGKQEVPMNNSMQTATATVELDESLMQFRATLDASSVEGFSAAHIHDGDLGENGDVAFAFEATSEGMYEVAITDLNESLIEDLMEGDWYINLHTEAFADGELRAQIVPDTTSIITFALNGEQQVPMNDTDAMGYGYASYDSASTELKLRAVTMGVDDATAAHIHTGKLGSNGDVFVVLEQDDEILTDWVVPEGTTIDSDTLTVLLDGGHYVNIHTPEFANGEIRGQILTDNYAVATFDLSGEQEVPMVTTMASGDGYALVDTTDYSVELTVVTSNLDDATAAHIHTGRIGSNGDVLVALEQSMDDSNIWMTPANTMIDADIFAVLASGGHYVNVHTPDNAGGELRGQILTNNFAFTSFTLNGEQEVPAVTTNASGEAYALINMNNYDLELRVNTTGVDDATGAHIHTGRIGTNGDVLVALEQSTTDAGTWVTPANTMINADIFAVLASGGHYVNVHTPANTSGEIRGQILTDNYQLVTFPLTGMQEVPAVDTMASGSGYALVNMDNYHIELRALTESVSDATAAHIHTGRIGMNGDVLAALEQSSDNMNLWQTPENTMIDAETFAILASGGHYVNVHTPANPSGELRGQILTDNYVFVTFPLSGAQEVPSVVTDASGDGYALVNTHDYSAELQILTSGVSDASAAHIHTGVAGENGPVLVGLVQDSDDMNRWMSSTGLMIDADIFSVLASGGHYVNVHTPANPNGEIRGQIQ